A region of Paraburkholderia sp. BL23I1N1 DNA encodes the following proteins:
- a CDS encoding polysaccharide biosynthesis tyrosine autokinase, giving the protein MLTLMRDHIWEIVGTAVVVLGLAVAYLLIATPIYSADVLLRVDPPEPNALGLALQNQESLPPPSPSPVTEMAVIRSRAVLEPVIEKFRFDVSVTPHKIPLLGDIADKFATPGEPAAPWLGLKSYAWGGERVQIGSLDVPQDIEEEKLTLIARANGAYELRGPSNHLLITGTVGAAVRSNGISMLVKQLDARPGTKFQVIRWNELDAIKQFGNLVKVGDKVKDSGLIQIEYADKSQGKATEVANALGEQYLTYAITARQANDTTTLAFINGELPGLLADLRKAEDALKRFRGASQSMQPTSEAQAYLQGGLDIDKQIATLQIQRTQLLDRYTADSRWVQTADRQIAQLQDAKAQFDGHFNSMPSSERQSVDLLRAQRVAETIYLGMVQKAEQLQVRRASTTGGAHILDGAIRPHRPVKPQPAIVLSGGVVLGLLAGVALVFMRRHVMTGVTDPRYVESRMSVPVFGEILFSQQQLLLDRHGAARKALPGSGGRTSEPIPRSAADIQFVGGAAGMGGAASRMADNTRVLAARFPNDTSVEALRAVRTAVARDLAHARNNLLMVIGPTPSAGKSFVAANLAILHAEIGSRVLLIDADMRRGHLASLFGGSNRGGLSEVLSGRLGVRQALRSTGIDGLTFLSCGIRPENPAALLMKSHFKELLARLAGQYDMVIIDTPPFLAVTDASIIAIEAGSSLLVLRSGMQSEQEIADTVKKMERAEGRIAGAVFNGIPLLRSTRNYDYVTNYASDFGDLEATH; this is encoded by the coding sequence ATGCTGACGCTGATGCGGGATCACATCTGGGAAATCGTGGGTACAGCAGTCGTCGTGCTGGGCCTGGCGGTGGCTTATCTACTCATTGCAACGCCGATCTACTCCGCCGACGTGCTGTTGCGTGTCGACCCACCGGAACCTAATGCGCTCGGTCTTGCCTTGCAGAATCAGGAATCTCTGCCACCGCCCTCGCCATCGCCGGTGACTGAAATGGCCGTGATACGCAGCCGCGCGGTACTCGAGCCGGTCATTGAGAAATTCCGCTTCGACGTATCGGTGACGCCGCACAAGATTCCTTTACTGGGGGACATCGCGGATAAATTTGCCACGCCGGGAGAGCCGGCGGCGCCCTGGCTCGGTTTGAAGTCGTATGCATGGGGCGGAGAGCGCGTTCAGATCGGTTCGCTGGATGTGCCGCAGGATATCGAGGAAGAAAAACTGACCCTGATCGCCCGCGCAAATGGCGCGTACGAGTTGCGAGGTCCGTCGAATCATCTCCTCATAACGGGCACAGTGGGCGCGGCCGTCCGGAGCAATGGGATTTCCATGCTCGTTAAGCAGTTAGACGCGCGACCAGGCACGAAATTTCAGGTCATTCGCTGGAACGAGCTCGACGCAATCAAGCAGTTTGGCAACCTGGTGAAGGTCGGCGACAAGGTGAAGGACTCCGGCCTTATTCAGATTGAGTACGCGGACAAGAGTCAGGGCAAGGCCACTGAAGTCGCCAATGCGTTGGGAGAGCAGTACCTGACTTATGCCATTACCGCCCGGCAAGCCAATGACACGACCACGCTGGCCTTCATTAACGGCGAGCTTCCCGGTTTGCTGGCAGACCTCAGAAAGGCTGAGGATGCATTGAAGCGTTTCCGTGGGGCGTCGCAGTCCATGCAGCCGACGAGCGAAGCACAAGCGTATCTCCAGGGCGGTTTGGACATTGACAAGCAGATCGCGACGCTGCAGATACAGCGTACGCAACTTCTGGATCGCTACACGGCGGATAGCCGCTGGGTGCAGACTGCCGACCGGCAAATCGCGCAATTGCAGGATGCGAAGGCGCAATTCGACGGCCATTTTAATAGTATGCCGTCGTCCGAACGTCAGAGCGTCGATCTGCTCCGCGCGCAGAGAGTGGCGGAGACGATCTACCTCGGGATGGTCCAGAAAGCCGAGCAATTGCAGGTTCGGCGCGCCAGCACGACCGGTGGCGCGCATATCCTCGACGGCGCGATCAGACCTCATCGTCCGGTCAAGCCGCAGCCCGCAATCGTGCTTTCTGGGGGCGTGGTACTCGGACTCCTGGCCGGTGTCGCACTGGTTTTCATGCGCCGCCATGTGATGACCGGCGTGACCGATCCGAGGTACGTGGAAAGTCGCATGAGCGTGCCGGTCTTCGGCGAGATCCTGTTCAGTCAGCAGCAGTTGCTGCTTGACCGCCACGGCGCAGCGCGCAAAGCATTGCCGGGTTCGGGAGGACGTACTAGTGAGCCAATTCCGCGAAGTGCAGCCGATATTCAGTTTGTTGGCGGTGCAGCCGGAATGGGGGGCGCCGCATCTCGTATGGCCGACAACACCAGAGTTCTCGCTGCGCGGTTTCCGAACGACACGTCGGTCGAGGCGCTTCGCGCCGTGCGCACAGCGGTGGCGCGCGACCTTGCCCACGCGCGCAATAACCTTCTGATGGTTATCGGCCCGACCCCTTCCGCGGGAAAGAGCTTTGTTGCGGCGAACCTCGCGATCCTGCACGCGGAGATCGGCTCGCGCGTCCTCCTGATAGACGCCGATATGCGCCGGGGCCACCTTGCCTCGTTGTTCGGCGGAAGCAATCGTGGCGGTCTTTCGGAGGTGCTCTCGGGCCGGTTAGGTGTACGTCAGGCATTGCGCTCAACAGGCATCGACGGTTTGACGTTCCTGTCGTGCGGCATACGACCGGAGAATCCTGCCGCGTTGCTCATGAAATCGCATTTTAAAGAGCTATTGGCGCGACTCGCCGGGCAGTACGACATGGTGATCATCGATACGCCGCCATTTCTCGCGGTCACCGACGCTTCCATCATCGCGATTGAAGCGGGCTCGTCCTTGCTGGTCTTGCGCTCGGGGATGCAGAGCGAGCAGGAAATTGCGGACACAGTCAAGAAGATGGAGCGCGCCGAAGGGCGCATTGCCGGTGCCGTCTTCAATGGTATTCCGCTACTGCGAAGCACACGAAATTACGATTACGTGACGAACTATGCCAGCGATTTT